From Staphylococcus sp. IVB6214:
TCCAAATCTTCACGTTGAATCTTCATCTGACGCTCTTGGAACGTATAGTAATTACCTAATAACATACGTTTTGATTGGAACATGCATGTCATGCCGTGTACTTGTACTTCAATTTCTACATCAGCATTTGCCTTAATGTTTAAGATTTCATCCAAACTTAATTCACGTGCTAAAACTGCACGACTTGCGCCACGTTTACCCCAATAATTACATTGGAAGTAGTTCGTAACAAGTGTCTCCGCATTCCAGTGAAGTGGAATTGGATTTTCTTGTTGCTTGACGATCATGACAATCGCAGGGTCACCAAAAATAATGCGATCAACACGAATCTCATGCAAGAAATTGATATAATCTTCAACAGCTGGAATATGATAATTATGGAAGATCCCATTCACTGCCGCATAGGCTTTTTTACCCGCAGCATGGATCATATCAACCGCTTGTTTCATCTGCTCTCTATTAAATTCACCAGCCAAACGTAAGCCAAACTTCTCTTCACCGATTACAAAGGCATCTGCACCTTTTTCAATCAGTGTTTCTATATGGCTGAGAGATTTGGGTGTCACTAGTAATTCAGTCATTTTTGCGCTCCTTTATTGAAATAGCTAAACCATCATCCATATTTATAAAATTCGTTTTAAAATCAGATTGTTCACTTAGCCATTGATTAAATTTCTGTACTTTTTTAACCATTTGTTTCACATTGCGACTGCGTACAATATCAATATTCGCAACAAAACCATGATATAACACATTGTCTGTAATGATGATGCCACCTTCATTTAACAAAGGACTATAAAGCTCGAAAAACTTTTTAGATTGTGCCTTTGCTGCATCGATAAAAATCATATCATATGTCCGATCATTTACCATTGAAAATGCTTGTGCTGCATCTGCTTCAATCAACCTAATCTGTTCTGTATATTGAAACTGAGAAAAATTTTGTTTAGCATAAGCAATCATTTCATCGTTACGTTCAATTGTCGTCACACGAATATCCGATGACACAGACGCAAAATGCATGCTGCTATATCCAATTGCCGTACCTAACTCTAAAATCTCTGTCGGCTGATGTATACGAATGATTTGTTTTACTAAATCAAGCGATAGTTGATCAACAATAGGCACTTTGTTTTCTTCTGCAAAATGACGCAATTGATCCAAATCGCTGTCATATGTTTGCAATCCTAAAAAATAAGATTGATTTAAATTTTCCATCTTAAGACTTCCTTTAGTTAAATTCTGATAAAAATCATCAAAAAACGGGAGTGGAACAATGTGATCTCCTTAAAGATTTTTGGGTTCCACCCCAGCACGTCAAATCGTATTAAGTATGTAATATAAGACATTTTCAGAGCTTCTAAACAAAGTGCATACCACTCCACTTCTACATACCTTCAAATAACTTCATATTATTCTAACACAAAATGAATTGAAAAATAAGGGTATCTCTATGAAATCATTTATAAATCTCATCACAAACTATTACACATTATGAACTTAAGCAACTTGAAACCAAATTGACAAGTCATTATGTGAAAAGAAATATTTCTGTACACCTAGTTAAGATGATTCGAGTCTCTTAACATAATATTTCTCCATCACTTTTTCTGTGTTGTTCAATTCAGATGAATCCAAAAAAGCTGATGTGCATCTTGCCACATCAGCTTTGAAAACTTCTTATTCTTCTGTTTCATCGAAGTTTGTATTTACAACTTCTTCAATCATATCCCATTCTTTTTCTGTTTCGATTGCTACGAAACGACCACCGTCACCAGATTCATCTGGTTCGTTAATCATTGGGACTAATTCGATTAAATCATCGTCATCTGCTTGTGCGCCTTCTTCAGCTAAAATGACATATTCTTTATCAAATTCTGGATGATAGAATTCTAACATTTTACGGTATAATACTTCGTTACCTTCTTCGTCGTATAATGTTAATAAAGCTTCATCGTTATTAATTTCTAATTCGTTAATATTATGGTTTTCGTTTGTCATCGTAGATCTCTCCTTAATTTAGTGAATCTAAATAGCCTTGTAAAATAAATACAGCCGCCATCTTATCAATTACTTTTTTTCGTTTTGCTCTAGAAACATCCGCTTCAAGCAGCGAACGTTCCGCTGCAGAAGTACTTAAACGCTCATCCCACATGACAATTTCGAGTTGCGGCATGCGTTCAGCTAATGCTTCTTTATAATGTAACGATGCTTCTCCGCGGAAGCCAATCGAATTATTCATGTTTTTCGGCAATCCGATCACGACGGTCCCTACACGCTCTCGTTCAATGATCTCAATTAAGGTGTCTAATCCGAGTTCATTCTGTTCTTCGTTAATACGGAGTGTATCCAATCCTTGTGCTGTCCAACCCATCATGTCGCTTATCGCAACACCCACAGTCTTACTCCCAACATCTAATCCAATAATTTTATGTTTAAGCATTATGTTCTTTTTCGCTATTATGCTTTAAATAGAACGACACAAGTTCCTCCATAATATCATCGCGATCAATGTGTCGAATTTGATTTCTCGCTTCGTTATGACGTGGAATGTACGCTGGGTCACCTGATAGTAGGTAGCCTACAATCTGATTGACAGCATTGTAGCCACGTTCTTCCAATGTGTTATACACATTGTTTAGAACTGCATCAACATCTGCTTTTGGGATATCGTCGTGGTTAAACTTCATTGTTTTATCAAAATTTGCCATTGTCATAACACTCCTTAAACCATAAATAGATTACACTCTCTATTCTACACGAAATACATCTATTTTTATAATGATTTAATGTAAGTTTCAACAAATTGTAATGCTGCTGTTATCTGACTTGGATCTGTACCGCCGCCTTGTGCCATATCTGGACGACCGCCACCTTTACCACCAACAATCGGTGCCATTTCTTTAATAATATCTCCCGCTTTGACACGTTCAACATATTGTTTTGGTACAGTTGCAACGATAGATACTTTACCGCCAACATCACTAGCTAATACAATAATCGCATCTTGCAATTTAGATTTAAAATCATCCATTGTTGTACGCATCGCTTTCGCATTATCCACTTCAACTTCCGTAATTAACACTGGCATATCATTAATATGTGTCACTTTATCCTCAATGTTACCCATTTTTAATGCGTTAATTTCTTTGTTTTTCGCTTCAATTGTTTGTTGCAATGTTTTTTCTTGTACTTGCAAGTTTTCAACCTTCTCAATCACTTGTTCGTCTGCTTTTGCTTTTACTTGTGCTTTGATGGAATTAAAGCGCTCTAAGTAACGTTCTAAATACATAAATGCCGCTTGCCCTGTCACCGCTTCAATACGGCGCACTCCTGCCCCAGTACCTGATTCGCTTGTAATCTTAAACAGGCCAATTTCAGATGTATTTTTAACATGTGTACCACCGCACAACTCAATTGAGAAAGGTTTCATATCTACAACACGAACGACGTCGCCATATTTTTCACCGAACAATGCCATTGCACCTTGTGCTTTCGCTTCGTCGATAGGCATTTCGTTGATTGAGACATCAATACTGTTCCAAATTTCTTCATTCACACGTTGCTCAACAAGTTGTAACTCTTCTTGTGTCATTGCTGCAATATGTGAGAAGTCGAAACGTAAACGCTCACTGTCTACCAAAGAACCTGCTTGGTTAACATGACTACCTAGTACTTCTTTTAAGGCTGCATGTAACAAGTGTGTCGCACTGTGGTTTTTCATAATCGCCTTACGAGATTTGCTGTCAACTGTTGCAGTCACTTCTGCACCTTCAGCCACTGTACCAAACTTCACATAACCAGTATGCAAGTTTTGACCATTAGGTGCTTTAATAACTTCCGTCACTTCGATTTCAAAATCATCAGTCGCTATAACGCCTTTATCTGCAACTTGGCCACCGCTCACTGCGTAGAATGGCGTTTGATCTAAAATAAAGTATACTGTCTGATCTGCATCCGCTTCTGATACACGTGTACCATCAACAATAATGTCTGTCAAACGTGCTGTCGTTTCAAGTTGATCGTAACCAACAAACGTACTGTCTGTGTCAATTTGCTTTAACACTTCACTTTGAACCTGCATAGATTGGCTATTTTGACGTGCTTCACGTGCTCGATTACGCTGTGCTTCCATGTGTGTTTCAAAGCCAGACATATCAATTGTTAATCCTTCATTTTCTGCAATTTCTTGTGTTAATTCAATTGGGAAACCATACGTATCATACAATTTAAACGCATCTTCACCTGCAATCATACCGTCTTGTTCTTTTGATTGTGCAATTAAGCCGTTTAAGATAGAAAGTCCTTCTTCTAATGTTTCGTGGAAGCGTGTTTCTTCAGACTTGATGACACGTGCAATAAAGTCTTGTTTTTCTTTTACATTTGGATAATATGGTTCCATGATTTCCGCAACAATTTCCACTAATCGATACATAAATGGTTCGTTGATGTTCAACGTTTGACTGAAACGAACTGCACGACGTAATAAACGTCGTAATACATAGCCACGTCCTTCGTTAGCTGGTAATGCACCATCTGAAATCGCAAATGCAATTGTACGGATATGATCTGCAATTACTTTAAAAGCAACATCATCTTGTGCATTTTTTAAATAATGCTTACCAGAGATTTTCTCAATTTCTTGCATAATTGGCATGAACAAGTCTGTCTCGTAGTTTGTACGAACATTTTGAGATATTGAGGCCATACGCTCTAGCCCCATGCCAGTATCAATATTTTTACTTGGTAGTGGTGTATAACTATGATCCTTATTATGGTTGAACTCACTGAATACAAGGTTCCACACTTCTAGATAGCGTTCGTTTTCTCCACCTGGATACATTTCTTCTGCTGGATCCTCTTTGCCATATTCTTCACCACGATCATAGAAAATCTCAGTATTTGGACCAGACGGACCTTCACCGATATCCCAGAAATTCCCTTCAATTCGAATGATACGATCTTCTGATAGTCCAATCATGTCATGCCATAAATCATAAGCTTCTGTATCTTCAGGATGGATTGTTACATAAAGTTTTTCCGGTTCCATTGCCATCCATTTGTCACTTGTTAAAAACTCCCATGCAAATGATACAGCTTCTTTTTTGAAATAATCACCAATTGAGAAGTTACCTAACATTTCAAAGAATGTATGGTGACGTGCTGTAAAACCAACATTCTCAATATCGTTTGTACGAATTGATTTTTGTGCGTTCACAATACGTGGTTTTTTCGGTACTTCACGGCCGTCAAAATATTTTTTTAACGTCGCAACACCTGAGTTAATCCATAACAATGAATCGTCATCAATAGGTACTAAAGGTGCTGATGGCTCTACCATATGTCCCTTCTCAACGAAGAAATCAAGATACATTTGTCGTATATCACTAGCTTTTAAATTTTTCATTCTGTCAACTCCCTATTCTCTTTCATCAAACAAAAAGACACTCGTCTCATCAAAGGGACGAATGTCTCGCGGTACCACCCTAGTTATAGTCGCTATGCAACTATCACTCTGTAAACTGTTATTGAACTATGCGCATAGTAGCGTTCAATGATATGACTCGTATCTCTCAGCACTGATACGTCTCTGTGAAGTCACTAATTCATCTACTCGGCTATCCACTTTACTTAATAGTGATTATATAAAAAATTCTCATCTTTTGTCAATTTCTAAAAAATCATAAGGTGTTGTTTCACCCATATTAATCATCGGATTGACTTGATACATATTTGACTCAGTTAGCACAAATGTTGTCTCAACTGCATCGTTCGTCTCACTGTCTTCCGTATCTCCTTTAAAGTACATCGTTAAAAAAGTTTGTAACTGCGTTAAACGTGTCTGCCCTTCAGTTTGTAGTCCCATGTTAAACGCATCCGCATCACCCAAGAATACGAGTGATTGTTTTGCACGTGTTAGTCCTGTATACAATATTGGCTTCTGGAGCATGCGATAATACTGTTTGACAATCGGCATAATGACAATTGGAAACTCTGATCCTTGCGACTTATGAATCGACGTACAATAAGCATGTGTTAATTCTGTAAGGTCGGATCGCATATAGGTAATCTCGTTCCCTTCATAATCAACAATAACGACATCTTTATTCAAGGCATTCTCCTTTGCCCAAAAGATACCGATAATCTCACCGATATCTCCGTTAAACACATTGTCGTCCGGTCGGTTCACTAACTGTAACACTTTATCACCTTTACGGAATAACACATCACCGAATGCGACTTCACGATGATCATCGCCTTCTTTGGGATTCAATATATTTTGAAGAACTTGATTGAGTTTTTGAATCCCTGCACTCCCTCGATACATCGGTGCGAGTACTTGAATATCCGACATTGTATATCCTTTGCCAACTGCATTGGATACAATTTTATCGACAATCTCTGGAATTTGATGTGTTTGACATGCGATAAATGAGCGGTCGTGATATCTTTTCGTAATATCTACATCTTGACCTAACTTAATGCGATGTGCCAAATCTATAATGCTCGATCCATCTTGTTGACGATACACTTCTGTTAAGTTAATTCTCGGTAACACATCGGCGTCTATTAAGTCTTTAAACACTTGTCCTGGTCCGACAGATGGTAATTGGTCTTCATCGCCTACCAGTACAATTTGAGCATCCAGTGGCACAGCATTCATGAATTGGTGAAAGAGCCACGTATCCACCATCGACATCTCATCGATGATAATCAACCTTGCATCAATTTCATGTTCCAACAAGTCATCTGGCTTCGTCTCTTGATTCCAACCGATAAGCCGATGAATTGTCATTGCTTCAAGTCCTGTTGACTCATGAAGTCGCTTCGATGCACGCCCTGTTGGTGCAGCAAGTACGACTGGAAAAGCTTCTCCTTCGTCATAATCATCATAATCAAGTGAGAGACCGTGCATTTCAGCGTATAATTGAACAATGCCCTTAATTACAGTGGTTTTACCTGTACCCGGCCCGCCTGTTAACAACATCACTTTATTTTGTAACGCACATTCCAATGCATCTTTTTGTGATGCTGCATAACTCACTTCATTCATTTCTTCAATTTCACCAATATGTAGTTGTATATCAGATAAATCAAATTGGGTTAATGCTTGTTTATGGTTTGCGACTTTAAATAAATTCTGCGTGCTCTTTAGTTCTGAGTAGTACAAGCTTGGAATTGCCACAATGTCATCAACTGCGATTAGTTTCTGTTCTTCAACAAGTTGCGTCATACAATCATGCATAGGTGGCTCTTCTATTGTTTCAGGCTGGTTTTTCGAGAGCAATTCAATTGCTGCATGAATTAATGCATCAGCTGGTAAATAAGTGTGTCCATTTTTAAGGCATGTCTCTTCCACAACATAGAGAATCCCTGCACGCAAGCGGTCTTGATGCATCGGATGAATTCCTAGTTGCTGTGCCAATTGGTCCGCCTTTTGAAAACCAACTCCTTTAATATCATAAACAAGTTGATATGGATTATTATCAAGAACTTTTAATGTATCTGCCTGATAAAACTTATATATATCCATTGCAAGTTTTGAACCAAAACCGAGTTCGTTCAAACGAATCATAATTTGTTCGCTTTCTTGATTTTGGTATACTTGTTGGGCAATTTGTTCTTGTTTATCTTTTGACAGGCGCGGTACACGAGACAAGCATGATGCATCATTTAATATTTGATGAATGGCATCTTCTCCAAGTGTTTCAACAATTGATTCTGCTGTTTTGACACCAATCCCTTTAAATAGTGAACTAGAGAGATACGATATCACCGCATCTTTCGTTTGAGGGAGTTCTTTTTGAAATGTTTCAGCTTTTAACTGTTGCCCATATCGTGCGTGCTGTACAACATAACCCTTAAAAAGATACGTTTCATCTTCAACGATATCTGGAAAATACCCAACGACTGTCACTTCATCTTCAAAATCGCCATTCGTATCATCAACTTCAACTTTTAATACTGTATAAAAATTGTCCGTATTTTGAAAAAGGATAAGAACCACTTCACCTTTTACATAAGTACTATCTAGTAGCGTTGGGTTTTCCACCATTATCCCTCCTGTTCTTGAATCATTTTAAACGTCTTTAACGCATGATGACTTAACATATGTGCATCATCCATTTCGATTGCGTTTTCAAAACCTTGTATCGCAGCGTCGATATCTTCATCCGTCATATATTTAGCTAGCGTTAAATTATATTGAGCATCTGCATGTTTCGGATCTTCTTCTAAAATGCGTTCTAATAATGGAATCGCTTGATCAAACATTTCAAGTTCACACAACACTAATCCATATTGAAATTGTGCTTCAATATCTTCAAAATTTGTATCTAACTCTGAAGCACGCATTAAAAACGGAAGTGCCTTTTCTTTTGCCTCTAACTGAATGAAAGACATGCCGAGCATGAAATATACATCTTTTGATTCTAACTGTTTACTGATCGCCATTTGATAAAGCTTAATTGCTTCTTGAAAACGTCCTTCATTAAAGTACACATTGGCTAAGTTATAATAAATAACTCCATTATCCGATTGCAATTCTATTGCGCGTTGAAAAAATCTCTCAGCTTTTTCAATTTCTCCTGCTTCCGCTAATAAAATTCCGGAATTAATGTAATTTTCAACTTGTTCAGGAGCCGCTTCGATATTATCAAAGCAAGCTTGCAAGGCCTTATCGAATTGTCCTTGTTTAATTAAGTTATGTATTTGTTCTTGTTCCATCTTTGACTCACCTTTACATTTTCTGTTTCAAACTCAATTGTACATCAAAACATCACATAACTAAAATAGGGGGACACGGTAAAATTCAACATTTTACAGTATCTCCCTATTTTATATGAATATGATTATACAACGTAGCTTAGTTGACCACTATTTTTGTATACATCGTCAATTGTTGCGCCACCTAGGCAAACATCACCGTCATAAAAAACAACTGCTTGTCCTGGTGTAATCGCACGTACTGGTTCATCAAATGTCACACGAATAGCATCATCACTTTCTTTCGTGATAGTTACACCTGTATCTTGTTGACGATATCTAAATTTCGCTGTACATTTCAACGGCTCAGACAAATCTATTGGATTTACGAATGATACGTCAGATGCAACAAGATAATCACTATACAAGGCATCGTGGTGGAACCCTTGTTCGACATACAATACGTTATCTTCCAAGTTCTTGCCGACTACGAACCATGGATCGCCATCGCCACCAATACCTAAGCCATGTCTTTGTCCAATTGTGTAATACATAAGTCCACTATGCTGACCTTTTAATTCACCATTCAGTGTACGCATTTCACCCGATTGTGCTGGCAAATATTGTGATAGGAATGTTTTGAAGTTACGTTCACCAATGAAACAAATTCCTGTTGAGTCTTTTTTCTTCGCCGTAGCCAAGTCTTGTTCTAATGCAATTTTGCGCACTTCTTTTTTGTCAATATCACCAATTGGGAACATTACTTTTTGTAATTGTGCTTCTGTTAATTGATTTAAGAAATATGTTTGGTCTTTGTTTTGGTCTACACCACGTAGCATTTCTACACTACCATCTTCATTGCGTCTCACACGTGCATAGTGACCTGTCGCAACATAGTCCGCACCAAGCTTCAACGCATGCTCTAAGAAAGCCTTAAACTTAATTTCTTTATTACACATCACATCAGGATTTGGCGTGCGTCCTTTTTTATATTCATCTAAAAAGTATGTGAAAACTTTATCCCAATATTCTTGTTCAAAGTTCACCGCATAATATGGAATACCAATTTGATTACATACCGCAATCACGTCATTGTAATCTTCCGTTGCCGTACACACGCCATTCTCATCCGTATCATCCCAGTTTTTCATAAAAATACCGATGACATCATACCCTTGTTCTTTTAATAAATGTGCTGTTACAGAACTGTCAACACCGCCAGACATACCGACAACAACACGCGTGTTTTTATTTGTCACGAACGTTCCTCCTATTTAAATTTTAAATATATTTTTTGTATCTCTATAATGATTCGATTGATATCTTCTGTTGTCATTAATTCATTTAAGCTAATTCGTACAGAATGCGTCACACGATCATCTTTCCCATACATCGCAGAAAGCACATGTGACGGGATTGTTGATCCAGCTGTACATGCAGACCCGGATGATACATAAATCCCTGCTAAATCTAATAAAGTGAGCAAGGTTTCAATATCTATAAATGGAAAATAAAGGTTTACGATATGATTCGTCGTCTCCACCATTGAACCATTTACTTCAAAAGGAATCGCTCTATCTTGTAATCCAACGATAAGTTGTTCCTTTAATTGTGCAACATGGATATTATGCATATCACGTTCTTCATCAGCTAATTTTAATGCCTCAGAAAGACCGACAATTTGTGGGACATTTTCTGTACCTGCACGTCGTTTTGTTTCTTGTTCGCCCCCTTGTTGCTGATAGCGAATCAATGTATTCTTCTTGACATATAAGGCACCTACACCTTTGGGTCCTCCAAATTTATGTGCTGTTAGACTTAATGCGTCAACATTGAGTTCTTTTACATCAATCGGCAAATGACCCATAGCTTGTACAGCATCTGTATGGAGATATGCGTTTGATTCCGATACGATTTCTTGTATTGTATCAATATCTTGTACCGTTCCAACTTCATTATTTACAAGCATAATAGAAACGAGTGTCGTATCATCACGTAAAACGCGTTTCAGTTGTTGAACATCTACAAGTCCTGAATCATCAACATCTAAATACGTAACTTCAAAGCCTTCTCGTTCTAATTGTTCAAAAACATGTAATACTGAATGATGTTCGATTTTAGTTGTAACTATATGCATACCTTGTTGACGGTTAGCTTGGGCAA
This genomic window contains:
- a CDS encoding DUF1292 domain-containing protein, whose amino-acid sequence is MTNENHNINELEINNDEALLTLYDEEGNEVLYRKMLEFYHPEFDKEYVILAEEGAQADDDDLIELVPMINEPDESGDGGRFVAIETEKEWDMIEEVVNTNFDETEE
- a CDS encoding IreB family regulatory phosphoprotein; this encodes MANFDKTMKFNHDDIPKADVDAVLNNVYNTLEERGYNAVNQIVGYLLSGDPAYIPRHNEARNQIRHIDRDDIMEELVSFYLKHNSEKEHNA
- the ruvX gene encoding Holliday junction resolvase RuvX — its product is MLKHKIIGLDVGSKTVGVAISDMMGWTAQGLDTLRINEEQNELGLDTLIEIIERERVGTVVIGLPKNMNNSIGFRGEASLHYKEALAERMPQLEIVMWDERLSTSAAERSLLEADVSRAKRKKVIDKMAAVFILQGYLDSLN
- a CDS encoding ATP-dependent RecD-like DNA helicase, translating into MENPTLLDSTYVKGEVVLILFQNTDNFYTVLKVEVDDTNGDFEDEVTVVGYFPDIVEDETYLFKGYVVQHARYGQQLKAETFQKELPQTKDAVISYLSSSLFKGIGVKTAESIVETLGEDAIHQILNDASCLSRVPRLSKDKQEQIAQQVYQNQESEQIMIRLNELGFGSKLAMDIYKFYQADTLKVLDNNPYQLVYDIKGVGFQKADQLAQQLGIHPMHQDRLRAGILYVVEETCLKNGHTYLPADALIHAAIELLSKNQPETIEEPPMHDCMTQLVEEQKLIAVDDIVAIPSLYYSELKSTQNLFKVANHKQALTQFDLSDIQLHIGEIEEMNEVSYAASQKDALECALQNKVMLLTGGPGTGKTTVIKGIVQLYAEMHGLSLDYDDYDEGEAFPVVLAAPTGRASKRLHESTGLEAMTIHRLIGWNQETKPDDLLEHEIDARLIIIDEMSMVDTWLFHQFMNAVPLDAQIVLVGDEDQLPSVGPGQVFKDLIDADVLPRINLTEVYRQQDGSSIIDLAHRIKLGQDVDITKRYHDRSFIACQTHQIPEIVDKIVSNAVGKGYTMSDIQVLAPMYRGSAGIQKLNQVLQNILNPKEGDDHREVAFGDVLFRKGDKVLQLVNRPDDNVFNGDIGEIIGIFWAKENALNKDVVIVDYEGNEITYMRSDLTELTHAYCTSIHKSQGSEFPIVIMPIVKQYYRMLQKPILYTGLTRAKQSLVFLGDADAFNMGLQTEGQTRLTQLQTFLTMYFKGDTEDSETNDAVETTFVLTESNMYQVNPMINMGETTPYDFLEIDKR
- a CDS encoding cysteine desulfurase family protein; the encoded protein is MAIYADYAATTPVKPQVIESMMRIYQTHYGNPSSIHTQGRDARHYLDSARRDVAKIINAEPSEIIFTSGATESNNTVIKGIAQANRQQGMHIVTTKIEHHSVLHVFEQLEREGFEVTYLDVDDSGLVDVQQLKRVLRDDTTLVSIMLVNNEVGTVQDIDTIQEIVSESNAYLHTDAVQAMGHLPIDVKELNVDALSLTAHKFGGPKGVGALYVKKNTLIRYQQQGGEQETKRRAGTENVPQIVGLSEALKLADEERDMHNIHVAQLKEQLIVGLQDRAIPFEVNGSMVETTNHIVNLYFPFIDIETLLTLLDLAGIYVSSGSACTAGSTIPSHVLSAMYGKDDRVTHSVRISLNELMTTEDINRIIIEIQKIYLKFK
- a CDS encoding tetratricopeptide repeat protein, producing the protein MEQEQIHNLIKQGQFDKALQACFDNIEAAPEQVENYINSGILLAEAGEIEKAERFFQRAIELQSDNGVIYYNLANVYFNEGRFQEAIKLYQMAISKQLESKDVYFMLGMSFIQLEAKEKALPFLMRASELDTNFEDIEAQFQYGLVLCELEMFDQAIPLLERILEEDPKHADAQYNLTLAKYMTDEDIDAAIQGFENAIEMDDAHMLSHHALKTFKMIQEQEG
- the mnmA gene encoding tRNA 2-thiouridine(34) synthase MnmA is translated as MTNKNTRVVVGMSGGVDSSVTAHLLKEQGYDVIGIFMKNWDDTDENGVCTATEDYNDVIAVCNQIGIPYYAVNFEQEYWDKVFTYFLDEYKKGRTPNPDVMCNKEIKFKAFLEHALKLGADYVATGHYARVRRNEDGSVEMLRGVDQNKDQTYFLNQLTEAQLQKVMFPIGDIDKKEVRKIALEQDLATAKKKDSTGICFIGERNFKTFLSQYLPAQSGEMRTLNGELKGQHSGLMYYTIGQRHGLGIGGDGDPWFVVGKNLEDNVLYVEQGFHHDALYSDYLVASDVSFVNPIDLSEPLKCTAKFRYRQQDTGVTITKESDDAIRVTFDEPVRAITPGQAVVFYDGDVCLGGATIDDVYKNSGQLSYVV
- a CDS encoding O-methyltransferase, with protein sequence MENLNQSYFLGLQTYDSDLDQLRHFAEENKVPIVDQLSLDLVKQIIRIHQPTEILELGTAIGYSSMHFASVSSDIRVTTIERNDEMIAYAKQNFSQFQYTEQIRLIEADAAQAFSMVNDRTYDMIFIDAAKAQSKKFFELYSPLLNEGGIIITDNVLYHGFVANIDIVRSRNVKQMVKKVQKFNQWLSEQSDFKTNFINMDDGLAISIKERKND
- a CDS encoding peptidase U32 family protein, encoding MTELLVTPKSLSHIETLIEKGADAFVIGEEKFGLRLAGEFNREQMKQAVDMIHAAGKKAYAAVNGIFHNYHIPAVEDYINFLHEIRVDRIIFGDPAIVMIVKQQENPIPLHWNAETLVTNYFQCNYWGKRGASRAVLARELSLDEILNIKANADVEIEVQVHGMTCMFQSKRMLLGNYYTFQERQMKIQREDLDEHTQLLLYDEERDNKYPVYEDYNGTHIMSPNDICLIEELAPLFEAGIDSLKIDGLLHSEEYINTVTEQYREAIDLYEEDPEVYEDEKFMLVDPIEAIQPEHRPFDEGFYYKQTVY
- the alaS gene encoding alanine--tRNA ligase, with protein sequence MKNLKASDIRQMYLDFFVEKGHMVEPSAPLVPIDDDSLLWINSGVATLKKYFDGREVPKKPRIVNAQKSIRTNDIENVGFTARHHTFFEMLGNFSIGDYFKKEAVSFAWEFLTSDKWMAMEPEKLYVTIHPEDTEAYDLWHDMIGLSEDRIIRIEGNFWDIGEGPSGPNTEIFYDRGEEYGKEDPAEEMYPGGENERYLEVWNLVFSEFNHNKDHSYTPLPSKNIDTGMGLERMASISQNVRTNYETDLFMPIMQEIEKISGKHYLKNAQDDVAFKVIADHIRTIAFAISDGALPANEGRGYVLRRLLRRAVRFSQTLNINEPFMYRLVEIVAEIMEPYYPNVKEKQDFIARVIKSEETRFHETLEEGLSILNGLIAQSKEQDGMIAGEDAFKLYDTYGFPIELTQEIAENEGLTIDMSGFETHMEAQRNRAREARQNSQSMQVQSEVLKQIDTDSTFVGYDQLETTARLTDIIVDGTRVSEADADQTVYFILDQTPFYAVSGGQVADKGVIATDDFEIEVTEVIKAPNGQNLHTGYVKFGTVAEGAEVTATVDSKSRKAIMKNHSATHLLHAALKEVLGSHVNQAGSLVDSERLRFDFSHIAAMTQEELQLVEQRVNEEIWNSIDVSINEMPIDEAKAQGAMALFGEKYGDVVRVVDMKPFSIELCGGTHVKNTSEIGLFKITSESGTGAGVRRIEAVTGQAAFMYLERYLERFNSIKAQVKAKADEQVIEKVENLQVQEKTLQQTIEAKNKEINALKMGNIEDKVTHINDMPVLITEVEVDNAKAMRTTMDDFKSKLQDAIIVLASDVGGKVSIVATVPKQYVERVKAGDIIKEMAPIVGGKGGGRPDMAQGGGTDPSQITAALQFVETYIKSL